A single Rosa rugosa unplaced genomic scaffold, drRosRugo1.1 SCAFFOLD_145, whole genome shotgun sequence DNA region contains:
- the LOC133724246 gene encoding putative pentatricopeptide repeat-containing protein At1g12700, mitochondrial, with translation MIRSTASSCYGNRGLHSSTLVFFFTNNLASFHSRPSKPINLRITTQLEQHFRDPPMLKVSNVKDALKLFDEMLQRHPLPSIVRFNQMLGQLVKMKHCLEVIGLYKQMGLRRIHPDIYTLTIIINCYCHLNQMGFGLSVFGHFFKCGFEPNVTTLNTLIKGFLLAGRVAEATAIFRRMVEGEYCKPDVVTFNTLTKGLCLKGNNNGALQLLRKMELSPDCKPDVVSYNTIIDSLCKDAQIVDAMNLFSEMLGKGITTDVFTYTSLIHGVCRLGQWKQAMRLLNEMVSKKIFPNVHTYTVLVDALCKEGMAVEAKGVIEMMVERDLEPNAVTYSALMDGYCLRGDMGEAREVFNLMVRKGSMVNAYSYNILINGYCRHKKIENAVTLFQEMSCKGLVPDTIIYTTLIDGFCKVGRIQDARKLFSRMQGCGQLPDVQTYAVLLDGLCKNQQLDMAIELFREMGDKKVEPNIVVYNILIEGLCIAGKLESARDLFFSLSSKGLPPQVRTYNIMIGGLSDGGLIGEAETLLGGMEEKGCSPNDCTYNTIIRGFINNNEIPRAIRLIQEMVESGLSADASTMELIVDLLSRDNVDTALLAFFKKSL, from the coding sequence ATGATACGGAGCACTGCTTCTTCTTGCTATGGCAACAGAGGTCTTCACTCTTCTACTCTTGTTTTTTTCTTCACTAATAACTTAGCCTCGTTTCATTCGCGACCCTCAAAACCCATCAATCTTAGAATCACTACCCAACTAGAGCAGCATTTTAGAGACCCGCCCATGCTCAAAGTCTCTAATGTTAAGGATGCCTTGAAGCTGTTCGATGAAATGCTTCAAAGGCACCCTCTTCCTTCCATTGTCCGTTTCAATCAAATGTTGGGTCAACTCGTGAAAATGAAGCACTGTTTGGAAGTTATTGGTTTGTATAAACAAATGGGTTTGAGGAGAATCCATCCTGATATTTATACTCTAACGATCATCATTAACTGCTATTGTCATTTGAACCAAATGGGGTTTGGTTTATCTGTCTTTGGTCACTTCTTCAAATGTGGATTCGAACCAAATGTCACCACCCTCAATACTCTCATCAAGGGCTTTCTTCTTGCGGGTAGAGTTGCTGAAGCAACAGCAATTTTCAGAAGAATGGTGGAGGGAGAGTATTGTAAGCCCGATGTGGTCACCTTCAACACACTAACAAAGGGCTTGTGCCTCAAGGGCAACAATAATGGAGCTCTTCAATTGCTTAGGAAGATGGAACTATCTCCAGACTGTAAGCCTGATGTAGTTTCTTATAACACCATCATTGACAGCCTTTGTAAGGATGCACAAATTGTTGATGCAATGAACCTCTTCTCTGAAATGCTCGGTAAGGGTATCACCACAGACGTCTTTACCTATACCTCTTTAATTCATGGAGTTTGCAGATTAGGCCAGTGGAAACAAGCTATGAGGTTGTTGAATGAAATGGTCAGTAAAAAGATCTTTCCAAATGTGCACACCTACACCGTCCTGGTAGATGCACTTTGTAAGGAGGGGATGGCAGTGGAAGCAAAAGGCGTGATTGAGATGATGGTTGAAAGAGATCTTGAACCTAATGCAGTTACATACAGTGCACTTATGGATGGATACTGTTTGAGAGGCGACATGGGAGAGGCAAGAGAAGTCTTCAATCTAATGGTTAGGAAGGGCTCAATGGTCAATGCTTATAGTTATAACATATTGATAAACGGGTATTGTAGGCATAAAAAGATCGAAAATGCCGTGACTCTTTTCCAGGAAATGTCTTGTAAGGGACTGGTGCCGGATACCATTATTTATACCACTCTTATAGATGGTTTTTGCAAAGTGGGGAGAATACAAGATGCCAGAAAGTTGTTCTCTAGGATGCAAGGTTGTGGCCAACTTCCAGATGTTCAAACTTATGCTGTTTTACTGGATGGCTTATGCAAAAACCAACAACTTGATATGGCTATAGAATTGTTTAGAGAAATGGGAGACAAGAAGGTGGAGCCAAATATTGTAGTTTACAATATTCTTATCGAAGGTTTGTGCATAGCTGGGAAACTTGAATCTGCTAGAGACCTCTTCTTCAGTTTATCATCGAAGGGACTTCCACCTCAGGTGAGAACGTATAACATAATGATTGGTGGACTTTCTGATGGGGGCCTAATTGGTGAAGCAGAAACATTGCTTGGAGGTATGGAAGAAAAAGGCTGTTCTCCAAACGATTGTACGTATAATACAATTATCCGAGGGTTTATCAATAACAATGAGATACCAAGAGCTATCAGACTCATTCAAGAAATGGTGGAGAGTGGATTATCTGCAGATGCATCAACTATggaattgattgttgatctATTGTCTAGAGATAATGTAGATACTGCTTTGTTGGCTTTCTTTAAAAAATCATTATGA